The Biomphalaria glabrata chromosome 15, xgBioGlab47.1, whole genome shotgun sequence region TTACAACTAGTCAATATAATGCAAGTCGTCTGCTAACAAGTTGATTCACCTATTCTACTACATTATTCAAATTAATAAGAAAGAATAATAGATAAAACAGAGGGAGTTCATGCCGCAAGGGAATCATTAAGAATCGTGCACTCTTCTTTattaagaaagacacaaagataaaggcacatttcttattccatatgctaggacaaattcgtacaagtgctccttcttccctggtgcaCTTAGAgattggaatgggttgcctgaatcagccaggaaaaccaacgacttggcagagtttaagttacAATTTAACatgcttcttatcttatcttatatgatacagattGAATGCTATATGCTTGACTCTTGAAATgcgtacttttttttaaagtaaagtctgtaatatataagataacaaactaataatagCCAAAGAAAAAcgatttttttatgttactaataataatagtaataataataataaagcttgacTTCGAGTtcgaagaatttttttttgaaaattttaatagatttaataaaaaatgttaggTATTCTAAATTCACGGTTCACTTAGATTTGTCCTCAAAATACGCGATATAGTAGCAATAGTCCTCTTGGCAAACCCGCTCCTGTAGATCGAGCATTGGTTTGTAGCCCCAAATAGTTATTGAAAGTAAACCGATGTAGGTATTAAATTCTTGGTTTAGAACTTGAAATAAACGTGTACATACctctttatataaaaaaaaacttgaatataCCGTTTACTTAATTCgtaaataaatagatacatagattcAACCTGAAATGATAGCCTATATAGGAGTtacacaaatgaaatgataatttaaacaaaatctaataggTCGCAAATATTATACATTAAAACTTCACTATAagagtggtcgagaggccaagtgcgcttgagctgagcttggcttggctacttagaaaagttcgacacccgactcgggcagagttgtgtttactgagcgcctaaaggcagcacgaaaaatcaactcctagataccccctcctcccactggtccacaaatgagattggaccaaaaagcgctctgaccatgctataagcatgaaagtagcgctatataaaagctataataataataataataatataatgtcaTAATGCACTTATCTTTAATCTGCAGACTCGAGAGCATTGTTTAGTCTACGTATGTAAGCAAAACATTCAGACATTCACAAACACTAGCATTAGTTAATaatatttagatatttaaaaaaaacgaaattcaAACTAGAAATTAACTTACTAAGCATCCGATGAAAACATTAGACAAGAGCACCGTCACACCAACGCCTCAGAACTAAACATCAACGCCTCAGAACTGAACACCAACGCCTCAGAACTGAACATCAACGCCTCAGAACTGAACATCAACGCCTCATAACTGAACACCAACGCCTCAGAACTGAACATCAACGCCTCAGAACTGAACATCAACGCCTCTAAAACTAAAAATCATCACGATAACGCCTCTAGAAATGAACTTCGGAGTCACGAGACTATACATCACAACACCATTTCCTCAAGATACAGCTCATCAAAGTAAACTCTCTGAAGCACCAACAACGACTCATTGTACTCACTTGCAAACAGTGAACTGACACCACATCTTCATGACACATGTCCCACCGACTGTAGTTTACAAAATGACAACCACTTTACCCTCCATCCAGCGCTGGTACCGCCCCaagaggggggggagggatcGGCGCCCAAACATATTGCGTGACTTTCAGGACTCCTAATTTTGCCCGTGAAACTCTGGGACATCGTGTCCCTTCCCGCCAAACGATTGCTTACAGAGACAGTACTCAATTCTTTATCTGTAAAACTAAATCCAACGAATGCTCCACTACCCCCCTCCCGTTCCCAAAACATTGCACTCCAGCCCCTCCCTTTTAGAACAGTCACAACATTCAGCGCCATCTAGATTTTAGCTGTTAATTTACCAGAGGCTTGCACTCATCTGCCTGCGTTACCATCTCTCGCCAGAGACAGtacgctccccccccccccaccctgtaggcctataatttggTGCCTGGtcctccccccctcccacccaATTACACTGTACTAAATAAAGAGTGCGTGTATTGGTAATTATCATCAAGTAAtattattatctccctttaacTGACTAATGGGAGGTAATAAAGTTCAATTAACGGATGATATAGGATGTACCGTTATCATTTAAACCAGTGGCTCCCAGGCGATTAAGTTCTCTCCCCCTTTCACCGGTGGTGACAAACGCGTTATCTTGCTTAGGAGGTCATGACATCAGGAGTTGGGAAGCAGTGATCCACATTTGTACGTAGGTCAGTGCGTCATGGTAAAGGAACAGTCAGTGGTGTCAGTCGCGCTAATTGTAATGAGTTATCCCTCCCTGCGCCGCCCATCAGTCAGACATTAGCCTCTGAAATTTAAATGTTACCCAAGGGTAGTTAGCGAGACACTCATTGTGGTAGCAATTATAGTCATTATCTGCCCTTGtcggatgaaaaaaaaaagtacgttACTTTAAATAGAATCTAGCAGCTATAATTCGAACAAAATAGAAATCGTTccctccctttttttaattgtaagtaTCATTTTCATTGGCGGAATGTGTTATCAATGGTAGAGAGCGAGTTAAATGAACAAATATAAACGTAGGTccctatttacaaagcttatatcaactcacgctgtcttgtacacattttatatcaactcacgctgtctgtcttgtacatattttatatcaactcatgcTGTCTTGTACATATTTTATACCAACTCTCGCTGtcatgtacacattttatatcaactcacgctgtctgtctggtacatattttatatcaactcacgctgtctgtctggtacatattttatatcaactcacgctgtcttgtacacattttatatcaactcacgctgtctgtctggtacacatttaatatcaactcacgctgtctgtctggtacacatcttatatcaactcacgctgtctgtcttgtacacatcttatatcaactcacactgtctgtcttgtacacattttatatcaactcacgctgtctgtctggtacacattttataccaactcacgctgtctgtctggtacacattttatatcaactcacgctgtctgtctggtacacattttataccaactcacgctgtctgtcttgtacacatcttatatcaactcacgctgtctgtcttgtacacatCTTATACCAACTCACGCTGTCTGTTTTGTAcacatcttatatcaactcacgctgtctgtcttgtacacatcttatatcaactcacgctgtctgtTTTGTAcacatcttatatcaactcacgctgtctgtcttgtacacatcttacatcaactcacgctgtctgtcttgtacacatcttatatcaactcacgctgtctgtcttgtacacatcttatatcaactcatgctgtctgtcttgtacacatcttatatcaactcacgctgtctgtcttgtacacatcttatatcaactcacgctgtctgtcttgtacacatcttatatcaactcacgctgtctgtcttgtacacatcttatatcaactcacgctgtctgtcttgtacacatcttatatcaactcacgctgtctgtctggtacacatcttatatcaactcacgctgtctgtcttgtacacattttatatcaactcacgctgtctgtcttgtacacattttatatcaactcactctgtttgtcttgtacacatcttatatcaactcacgctgtctgtcttgtacacatcttatatcaactcacgctgtctgtcttgtacacatcttatatcaactcatgctgtctgtcttgtacacatcttatatcaactcacgctgtctgtcttgtacacatcttatatcaactcacgctgtctgtcttgtacacatcttatatcaactcacgctgtctgtcttgtacacatcttatatcaactcacgctgtctgtcttgtacacatcttatatcaactcacgctgtctgtctggtacacatcttatatcaactcacgctgtctgtcttgtacacatcttatatcaactcacgctgtctgtcttgtacacattttatatcaactcactctgtctgtcttgtacacattttgaaGACGTTATTTCTCGCAATTtctattctctgatcaagttgaaactttgcacaattattcattgttcctaaaaaacttttttgtaaaatcttttacatgtttcgaatgttccttcagaattaaagatagtttactttctagtccaaactcTCGCAGGACTACGGGGGATGGTAGCAggaagggtatgaacccggaacggtcgagaagtccgaacgaccgtccagcgcgcataccgcaagaccaggcagccatcacacagcaaaacaagaatcaataaaaaaaaatgttaattaaatagtgacaatcaattagttttgtttgatatctaaaaagggaaataaatcataCAGTATCGATAAATGGGGAGTTCTTCCACTTAGATAAgccgtttatttttttaattttgcatgtttttttttgaaaactaagCCTTTGTCCTCCAATATTTTGGCATATGTTTGGAGTTTGATCAATGGCCTCCGCCATCTTAAAAGATCTGTTACAGTGAGTCCTACAGTAGAGTGGGCTACTAAGCGCTGCCACGATGTATGCTTGAATCCCAAAGAAGTTATCGAGTCTATGCCACAAATCAGCGCAGAACATTCTAGCAACACATTAGGAACCAGGCTTTGGGAATACTTCTGGTCAAACAAGAGTGCGTGTCAATGTTGTTTTGTATACACCATAAACAATGTGTTTACATTTCCAGAAACAACAGTAAGTTTCCAACAGAACTAATAATAGCCAACACACAAATAGACTCTTGTGCGCTAACACACAAATAGACTCTTGTGCGCTACACACAAATAGACTCTTGTGCGCTAACACACAAATAGACTCTTGTGCGCTAACACACAAATAGACTCTTGTGCGCTACACACAAATAGACTCTTGTGCGCTACACACAAATAGACTCTTGTGCACTCTCACTGTCAGATCTATTTGTGATTGTAATATCATTTTCGAATCTAGACCTTGCTATTACACTTTCGTTGAACATGGCTTTCAATGGAAATAACTGTTACAAGATGAAACGAGATACTCTTCCATAAATATCTAAAAACGTTTTGTTCTTTCCTATTTTCTGAATATAATTTGAGAATACATTCTCCCTCATGATTACTAGAAACCAACATTTTCTAATTATTACGTTCAATTAGATGTGCAGCGTTGACTTTTACTTAATATCTACTCCgatttcattttattatctccctttattaatagaaaaaatactACTATTATTACTCCCGATGACAATACCACTGAGCTTACCGCGCATGCGCAGGATCTTGCCTATTACTTACATTAAAAGTGAACCGCGTGCAGAGTATGGCATTGTTAAAGTTAAGCGACTCCATAGCCAAGTGggattataataataagttttTGTAAGTTCTATTCCCAATCCCATGATGAAATCCAGAGGCAAGAGTGTTAGGCTAATGCTGGTACCTAACCATCAAACGCTTTCCccaaatgtatatatttaaaaaaaaataaaagccatCTTAATTCTTCAACATACAGAAGCTCATTTGAGTATCTAGCTAATGTTATTGGCTGTTTGGTCGTATGGTAAGCACTCTGGACTTTCGTTGGTGTGCTCGAATGTCCTGGGTTTGAGCCCTGTCCTCCTGTATGACGTTTGGGccaggatgtaattatcttgaGAATCTGAAGGAACGCTGGAGCGTTAAATTTTTtacattccatttttttaaatgtctgctttcgtcaaaaaaaaaaaaatcacacagaGACACGCATACATACGTGTATAAACTTTGACTTTGGTTGTCCCCCATTGATGAGTCTCACTTACTTCGGTTCAAACCTCTCGTAACACCACTAGTGTAAAGATTTTGATAAATTACATTACAAACTGGCTTTGAATCAAACCTCTCATAACACCACTTTAGAAAAGGTTTTGATAAATTACATTACAAACTGGCTTTGAATCAAACCTCTCATAACACCACTTTAGAAAAGGTTTTGATAAATTACGTTACAAACTAGCTTTTAAAGTTTGAGAATGAAATGTATGTAATACGTTTTTTTAGACTCATGAATATTCTATTTTTGTCTTACGAGGGTATATTGTTTAGTAGATCATTATAACACTGTGGTACTAGCACATCATTACATCACTGTGGTACTAACACATTATTACAACACTGTGGTACTACATCATCACATCACTGTGGTGCTAACACATCATTACATCACTGTGGTACTAACACATCATTACATCACTGTGGTACTACATCATCACATCACTGTGGTACCAGCACATCATTACATCACTGTGGTACTAGTACATCATCACATCACTGTGGTGCTAGCACATCATTACATCACTGTGGTACCAGCACATCATTACATCACTGTGGTACTAACACATCATTACATCACTGTGGTACTACATCATCACATCACTGTGGTACTACATCATCACATCACTGTGGTACTAACACATCATTACATCACTGTGGTACTAACACATCATTACATCACTGTGGTACTACATCATCACATCACTGTGGTACCAGCACATCATTACATCACTGTGGTACTAGTACATCATCACATCACTGTGGTGCTAGCACATCATTACATCACTGTGGTACCAGCACATCATTACATCACTGTAGTGCTAGCACATCATTACATCACTGTGGTGCTAGAACATCATTACATCACTGTGGTACCAGCACATCATTAAATCACTGTGGTACCAGCACATCATTACATCACTGTGGTACCAGCACATCATCACATCACTGTGAGACTACAACAACACATGTATTATATCCCAGTCACACAGCACTCCCATAAATCATTACAGCAAATATaaaagtcaacaaaagagaTGAACAAGTTTGGGTATTCAAATaacttagtttttattttttcatttttcagcTTCATTTTTCATGATAACACAGACAGATTTTTTCCTTTAACAAGAGAACACTAGTTCCTCATTATAAGCACAAATAAGATGTATTTATCTGGAGGCAACTAAAGAGCTATTACAGGTGTAGAGTCTGTAAAGAGTGCAAGTTTGGTCAGAAGTATAAAAACAGAGATTACAGATCAGGTATTGAATAAATGAACCTCCCAGTTAATGGACTTAGTCATATGAACTACATTAGACAGTTTCACGAATTAACCATTTATGTCACAGAGACTACATTTGACTAATTTAACTCTAAAGCCCTTTAAGCATGGAATAAGTTGCCTGAATAAGAGAAAGCCAATTTAAGTCACTAAtgacatacatgactagattgagatATGGATATGTGTATGATGTAATCATCTCCTCATTTAAAATGACATTTGTAAGACAAAAATTGCTTACCAACATTTTCATCCTAATATTTCTTTATAACTTTAATTTGTAACTtaaattacatttacaaaatcaACAATCATGTTTCCACTTTTGATACAATATCACTTCAATCACATGCAAACCTTTACAAAATTTCTAGCTCAATTGGTGATATCAAGAAAGTGTAACAACTTTGGAATGGAATGATCAATAAATTAATCATGTTAAAATATTGgtttacatttttcaaatataattaTGTTATTCTAACAATACTTGGTGGTGTCAGCCTTTTACAAAGTCTTCCATGGTTGCCCTGGACATCCGCATCAGATGCCAACCTTCGGACTCTGTTAGGTCCTTGAAGCCATAGTGCGTGTAAAGATCTTTAGCCTTGGTGTTCCAGCCAAGCACAGTCAGCTGAAGCCTGTTACAACCCAGGTCCAACCCGTGCTGTGTGTGATACAGGAAAAAGGTTGAAATCTATTAAAGTCGATGCTTTACAATTTTACACAAAAAAGACATTATTTCAATTATAAAGACAAGATCAATGCATTCAAcagaagtaaagttcctcttttagaccttgtgatctatagggcagatgatgtaaaggtcatctgtttttgtggcccacggttaaagtgggtgtcatgtggccagcacgcaCAACAACCAGCTaccttaacttttccccaactaatgtcagttacctattagagctgggttgactcagtctccaccaggattcaaacccagttgggaagccaaacgctttattGCTCTTCCACTGTGCCTCCTATTCAACAAAAGTAGTATATAAACTTAAAGACTGTCATGTGGAGAGGAAGTTATTTCATAAAGTGAGTCACCAGAGACACCTAAGTTGTCTTAGACTTGGTCATAGAGcacactaaattaaaaaaaaattaaaattgaaaccATAAACAATACATAGGTGAATATACTAAGATATTTTGCAAACACatagttatgtttttattatattcttatgcaagttttaaaatttCACAGTAAAATCTTTGAAACAAGGGGAATGGCGGCTGTGTGGTAAAGTGCTCTGCTTTTGAACCGAGGGTTCCCGTGTTTGAATAcaaatgaagactgggatttttaacattaaattgtTGGGACCCtccagagtccacccaattctaatagGTACCTATGGATGTTGAGGAAGTAAGGGAAGatggtcattatgctggccacatgacactctcgttaagtttcacagaaacagatgaactttaaatCATCGACCCCCATTgaatgcaaggtctgaaagaggaacctTTACCTTTCCTAAtctttgaaacaaatataattgtATAAAAAAGTTGGGTGGCTGCATTATCATGTGTTATGCACTCCAGACTGTTGTTATAATGGCCCCAGGTTCAAAACCTGACATCACCTGCAATCCTAAATAAGGTTTAGGCTAGGGCTTAATAAATTTCCTTTCTAAAGGAATGTCTGGAACTTGACTTCTGAGTTACAAGTGTACACATGGACGTTAGTCAGTGTTTAAAAGTTTTGATGTTTACATTTGGCTTACCTTAGTAACCCTCTTCCACAACTGTGTACCGATCCCTCGCCCCCTGTAAGCTGGATTAACATAAAGGTCTTCCAAATGCAAAGATGCGCCCTCAAAAGTTGAGTAAATCGAGAAGTACAAGGCATAGCCCACGAGCTCTGGTGAGTCTGCAAGTTGAGaataaaaaacagttttaacttCATCATTCTAATCAGTTTAGAAAAGTCTAATATGCCAACAGCTCCAAATGAGTCAGACAGTAGACCTGTATTTTGGTATGAATATTAATGACTCAACACAAGTGGTTATACGTTGAATAAAAGAGTGCTGTGAGACATCACCTGGATAAGGTAAGGACTTTTTAGTCATGGATAGCCGCCTGGTCGTGTTGTGTGCTCTCTAGACTGTTGTCCGATGGTCCtgtgttcaaaccctgccctatCCCCTGCCTTAATAGAGGAAGTTTGGGAAGATATGACTATTACTTATGTTCTACTGCTAAATGCTAGGAGAATATCCTATGAGGAATAGCAGTTATTTAGTGATTGGTGGTTATATagttgttatgaaaattatattttgtatcggttatcgttcttatgtttacatgtgcttgtaactcgtccgtaagaatgtgttcacgaaatgtgtgttgtgtagtcattcagtcacaaatgagattggaccaaagcgctctgagcatgctataagcatgaaagtagtgctatataaaagctataaatatatatattagataagtCTTGAAACagaacttgtatttttttgttagatcTTGGTTTATGCTGAATGTTGTAGAGGATTTTGTTTAATTGGTTACAATTAGACTATATCGATTCGTTACAATATTATTGTTATAGAGCCAGTGATTGTGTTAACTGTGTTTTGTGAGAAGATGAAGCAACCTTGTATGACCCAAGAGGTGAAGTACCCGTATGAGAGGTAGCTGATGAGCTGACAGTTGTGTGGCTGCATGATGACAAACAAACAAGTCTTTGGTTGTAACACCTGAGTAAAGCCTAAAGTCCTCTGCTGTAGCTTAGGTAGTCAAGTATATATTTTCGGAATACtgttaattgttggtgattaaccTTTCTAAACGAATATCATTACTCTTTATcatactaattttattttttgttctatcCTATATAAAGAACTCTTATTTATATTATGATCATGGAAACATCCCtgggtgtaaattattattacaataattagtTTTTATGTTCCtgacaaattttttatttacaaaatgatGAAATGAAATTTTATATGACAACCTTAGaacataaattgaaaaaaaatcaggaCTTTGAATTTCTTAGAAAACTTCCAGGAATGTAGCTCCATCTTATTTTACCTTGCTGCTCAGCTACTATGCAGTAGCATAAAGGTCTGTCACCAAAACAATCTTTTtgtaaaactgaaataaaaaatttataacattattgaaatcaattctcaaaaaaacaaaaagtatcaaTTAGTGAATAAGAAATGCTAGCAAGTAACAAGCATTTTTGGGGAGAGAAGCTGTAAAAAAAGTAAGGTAGACAACTCCATTTCAGACCTTAttatctatgggacagatgacagatgatgttaagatgcCATCACCTAGCAGTGACCAAATACCAAACTAACATTCATCCTGCTCACTAATAAAAGGAGCATTCAAACGAGTGTATATCTATATGTTATGCATCAATGTCATCTTGTTGCATTGTTAGAAAGAAAGATATCTAAAGGCAATTTAAATTAGGGTGTTTGTATGTTTTTGGAAGAAGCCCCAGGCTACAATGTGTATTGACCCTAACTATAGAATTAATTTGAAGGATTATTAAGGATAGGATTGTAGGCAGGCTCTGGGTGGGGGCATGTAATCATGAGACCCTATGTAGTGATGCTGGACCTAATAGCTATGCtcgtttagatttttttaaattagagagCTAGATGGCGAAAGTGAATGTTAGTTGGCAATGGAACTGGGTTATTTTCTCCACCTTCTTCTCTAAATAACCTTGGTACCTTAGTGCTGCATTAATATATGTAACAtctgtttatttataatttggTTCAGCACTAACAGCTTCGAACTACATTTACATCAGAGAAAATTTTGCCATCCTGCAGGGGCTTTGGGCTAAACATAAATATCttcatctatattatataaatcaaaattttcttttttttggtgTTGGTTGGTGTGAATAAAAATGAGTTAAGTGACGTATGGAACTGTCAATTTTAGAGAACATAAAAAATGAGGTACTTTACCTTCTGCTGTCATTTTGACTTGATCTTCCAGCTTCTCAAAAACTGCCAACtcctacagaaaaaaaaatatataaaaaaacttaACCAGGATACAGATTTTACACCTTCTCCAGAAGGAGTCAGGCAAAAGGAACTTGTGACCCTTGACCAAAGGAAATGATTTCAACACAGACTCATGAAAGAAAGATCAGCTTTTTATGAACCGCTCATTCATAAGTTTCACcgttgccctttcagaccttaaggtcatctgtttttgtggcctacagttaatgaggatgtcatgtggccagcacaatgaccaaccgcctttacttttccccaacttagagctgggtggactcagaggcgcccaaggatcccaacattaaaaatcccagtcttcaccagaattcaaacctgggatccctggtttgaaagccaagtgctttaccagtCAGCCACCTGGCCTCCATTAACTAGAttatcatttaatcacatcttatctagactagatctacactaactACTGTGTAACTGTCTTTAGAATCTAtattagaattctagatctagaatctagatctaagatctGGAAAGTAGTCTAGTTTCCATGTCCATATCTTgcgttttaaatttaaatctagaacCAGAACTTGTCTaatttagatatctagatctagatctaatacttctACTGTACtactagagtagtttatttattccgAACATTACATGAATCTGTACAactcgctgtttttgtggtcattgcatctttattttgata contains the following coding sequences:
- the LOC106055987 gene encoding thialysine N-epsilon-acetyltransferase-like, whose amino-acid sequence is MDNSLSDITIRAAKPEDCHEIVRLIKELAVFEKLEDQVKMTAEVLQKDCFGDRPLCYCIVAEQQDSPELVGYALYFSIYSTFEGASLHLEDLYVNPAYRGRGIGTQLWKRVTKHGLDLGCNRLQLTVLGWNTKAKDLYTHYGFKDLTESEGWHLMRMSRATMEDFVKG